A window of the Alnus glutinosa chromosome 4, dhAlnGlut1.1, whole genome shotgun sequence genome harbors these coding sequences:
- the LOC133866440 gene encoding uncharacterized mitochondrial protein AtMg00810-like, with amino-acid sequence MFHHQSIHVFVLIYVDDILVYSNSSSTVLGLIHYLQHNFPVKDLGPLPYFLGIQASRQLHALYLTQSKYVTNLLRRTHMDGAKPTSTPCSTARKLSRFDGDPLSDPSEYRHIVGALQYCTLTRPDIAYSVNQLFQLLHSPTTIHMVAAKRVLRYLKGTLDFGLHYTSGSLQLNGYCDSDWAGSPDDRKSTTGYGIYLGSCLISWAAKKQSVVAKSSTEAEYLSMALAFAEMYWIRMLFKEL; translated from the coding sequence ATGTTTCATCATCAATCTATTCATGTGTTTGTACTaatctatgtggatgacatcCTTGTCTACAGCAATTCTTCCTCTACTGTTTTAGGTCTAATCCACTACCTTCAACATAACTTTCCAGTCAAGGATTTAGGGCCCTTACCATATTTTCTTGGCATTCAAGCTTCTAGACAGTTGCATGCTCTCTATCTCACCCAAAGCAAGTATGTTACTAATCTTCTTCGTAGGACACACATGGATGGTGCCAAGCCTACCTCCACCCCATGCTCTACTGCCAGGAAACTATCACGTTTTGATGGTGATCCACTCAGTGACCCTTCTGAGTACAGACACATTGTAGGGGCACTACAATACTGCACCCTTACACGCCCTGATATTGCCTACAGTGTCAACCAGCTCTTTCAGTTGCTTCACTCCCCCACCACCATTCACATGGTTGCTGCCAAGCGAGTTCTCCGATACTTGAAGGGTACACTGGATTTTGGCCTCCATTATACCAGTGGATCCCTGCAACTTAATGGCTACTGTGACTCAGACTGGGCTGGGAGCCCTGATGACCGCAAATCGACCACAGGTTATGGGATTTATCTTGGATCTTGCCTCATTTCTTGGGCTGCCAAGAAGCAATCGGTGGTTGCCAAATCTAGCACCGAAGCTGAGTATTTGTCCATGGCTCTGGCATTTGCTGAAATGTACTGGATTCGAATGCTATTTAAAGAGCTCTAG
- the LOC133866437 gene encoding lupeol synthase-like isoform X1 codes for MTILHPIEVLFVKTWHPLATLREQYQNLYSSKKAFKRMWKLKIADGGPGLVSGNNFIGRQHWEFDPDAGTPEEHAQVEKARQEFKNNRFRVKQSADLLMRMQLRKENPCPPIPPPVKVKETEVITEETMITTLRRALSFYSSIQAHDGHWPAESAGPLFFLQPFVMALYITRDLNAIFSPAHQKEIIRYLYNHQNEDGGWGFHIEGHSTMFGSALSYIALRILGEGPEDGEDGAMARGRKWILDHGSLTAIPSWGKFWVTVLGVYEWSGCNPLPPEFWLLPKILPIHPGKMLCYSRLVYMPMSYLYGKRFVGPITGLIRSLRQELYNEPYHQINWNKARYTVAKEDLYYPHSLIQDMLWGFLHNVAEPFMAYWPFSMLREKALKAAIGHVHYEDENSKYLCIGSVEKVICLIACWVEDPSGEAYKLHLDRIPDNYWVAEDGLKIQSFGCQMWDAGFAIQAILSCNLNEEYWPTLRKAHEFIKASQVQENPSGDFKAMYRHISKGAWTFSMHDHGWQVSDCTAEGLKVAILFSQMPQDLVGEKIETERLYDAVNVILSLQSSNGGFSAWEPQRAYGWLEKFNSSEFFEEALIEREYVECTSSAVQGLVLFRKFYPRHRRTEIDSSISMGIQYIENVQEPDGSWYGHWGICYTYGTWFAVGALAACGRNYKNCLAIRKACEFLLSKELPNGGWGESYLSSQNKEWMNIEGNRANLVQTAWALLSLIDAGQAEINPTPIHRGVRVLINSQMEDGDFPQQEITGVFMRNCALNYSSYRNIFPIWALGEYQRRVLCA; via the exons atgactatcTTGCATCCCATTGAAGTGCTCTTTGTCAAGACGTGGCACCCTCTTGCTACTCTGAGGGAACAATATCAGAATttatattcctctaaaaaagcTTTCAAG aggatgtGGAAGTTGAAGATCGCAGATGGAGGGCCAGGGCTGGTTAGCGGGAACAATTTCATCGGGCGACAACACTGGGAATTCGACCCTGATGCCGGCACTCCTGAAGAACATGCTCAAGTTGAAAAGGCTCGCCAGGAGTTCAAGAATAATCGGTTTCGGGTGAAACAAAGCGCTGATCTTCTCATGAGGATGCAG CTTAGGAAGGAGAACCCATGTCCACCAATTCCACCACCAGTGAAAGTAAAAGAAACAGAGGTGATAACAGAGGAAACAATGATTACTACACTGAGAAGAGCATTAAGCTTTTACTCCTCCATTCAAGCTCATGATGGCCACTGGCCTGCTGAATCTGCTGGCCCCTTGTTTTTCCTTCAACCCTTT GTAATGGCACTATACATCACTAGAGATCTCAATGCTATTTTTTCACCAGCACACCAGAAGGAAATTATTCGATACTTGTATAATCATCag AATGAAGACGGAGGTTGGGGATTCCATATAGAGGGTCACAGCACAATGTTTGGGTCAGCTTTGAGCTACATTGCCTTGAGAATACTTGGAGAGGGACCTGAAGATGGTGAAGATGGGGCTATGGCTAGAGGCCGCAAATGGATCCTTGACCATGGTAGTTTAACGGCTATTCCTTCATGGGGAAAGTTTTGGGTCACG GTACTAGGAGTGTATGAGTGGTCAGGCTGCAATCCACTGCCCCCAGAGTTCTGGCTTCTTCCTAAAATCCTCCCCATTCATCCAG GTAAAATGTTATGCTACAGTCGCTTGGTTTACATGCCAATGTCTTATTTATATGGGAAGAGATTTGTTGGTCCAATCACTGGATTGATTCGATCACTAAGACAAGAGTTATATAACGAGCCTTACCACCAAATTAACTGGAATAAAGCTCGGTATACAGTTGCAAAG GAGGATCTCTATTATCCGCATTCCCTCATACAAGATATGTTATGGGGATTTCTTCACAATGTAGCAGAGCCTTTCATGGCATATTGGCCCTTTTCAATGTTGAGAGAGAAGGCACTAAAAGCTGCAATTGGTCATGTACATTATGAGGACGAGAACAGCAAATACCTTTGCATTGGAAGCGTTGAAAAG GTAATATGTTTGATTGCATGTTGGGTTGAAGATCCAAGCGGGGAGGCATACAAGCTCCATCTAGACAGGATTCCAGACAACTATTGGGTTGCTGAAGACGGCTTAAAAATTCAG AGTTTCGGCTGTCAGATGTGGGATGCGGGTTTTGCTATTCAGGCAATTCTCTCTTGTAATCTAAACGAAGAGTATTGGCCAACACTTCGTAAAGCACATGAATTCATAAAGGCTTCACAG GTCCAAGAAAACCCTTCTGGGGACTTCAAAGCTATGTACCGCCACATCAGCAAAGGAGCATGGACATTCTCGATGCATGACCATGGTTGGCAAGTCTCTGACTGCACCGCTGAAGGGCTGAAG GTTGCAATCTTGTTCTCACAAATGCCTCAGGACCTAGTTGGGGAAAAAATTGAGACAGAGCGGCTTTATGATGCCGTGAATGTCATTCTTTCTCTACAA AGTAGCAATGGTGGTTTCTCAGCATGGGAGCCTCAAAGAGCATATGGTTGGTTGGAG AAGTTCAACTCCTCAGAGTTCTTTGAAGAAGCCCTTATTGAGCGAGA GTACGTAGAGTGCACTTCATCTGCAGTTCAAGGCCTAGTACTCTTTAGGAAGTTCTATCCTAGGCACCGGAGGACGGAGATAGACAGTAGCATTTCCATGGGAATTCAATACATTGAAAACGTGCAAGAACCTGATGGATCATg GTATGGTCATTGGGGGATTTGCTACACCTATGGTACATGGTTTGCTGTAGGGGCACTGGCAGCATGTGGAAGAAACTACAAAAATTGTCTTGCAATTCGCAAAGCTTGTGAATTTTTGCTATCAAAAGAGCTACCTAATGGCGGATGGGGAGAAAGTTACCTATCAAGCCAAAACAAG GAATGGATGAATATAGAAGGCAACCGTGCAAATTTGGTACAAACCGCATGGGCCTTGTTATCCCTCATTGATGCTGGGCAG GCCGAGATAAACCCAACACCAATTCATCGTGGAGTAAGAGTATTGATCAATTCACAAATGGAGGATGGCGACTTCCCTCAACAG GAAATCACTGGAGTATTTATGCGAAACTGTGCACTAAACTACTCATCATATCGAAACATTTTTCCGATATGGGCTCTTGGTGAATATCAAAGGCGAGTTTTGTGTGCATGA
- the LOC133866437 gene encoding lupeol synthase-like isoform X2, whose protein sequence is MTILHPIEVLFVKTWHPLATLREQYQNLYSSKKAFKRMWKLKIADGGPGLVSGNNFIGRQHWEFDPDAGTPEEHAQVEKARQEFKNNRFRVKQSADLLMRMQVMALYITRDLNAIFSPAHQKEIIRYLYNHQNEDGGWGFHIEGHSTMFGSALSYIALRILGEGPEDGEDGAMARGRKWILDHGSLTAIPSWGKFWVTVLGVYEWSGCNPLPPEFWLLPKILPIHPGKMLCYSRLVYMPMSYLYGKRFVGPITGLIRSLRQELYNEPYHQINWNKARYTVAKEDLYYPHSLIQDMLWGFLHNVAEPFMAYWPFSMLREKALKAAIGHVHYEDENSKYLCIGSVEKVICLIACWVEDPSGEAYKLHLDRIPDNYWVAEDGLKIQSFGCQMWDAGFAIQAILSCNLNEEYWPTLRKAHEFIKASQVQENPSGDFKAMYRHISKGAWTFSMHDHGWQVSDCTAEGLKVAILFSQMPQDLVGEKIETERLYDAVNVILSLQSSNGGFSAWEPQRAYGWLEKFNSSEFFEEALIEREYVECTSSAVQGLVLFRKFYPRHRRTEIDSSISMGIQYIENVQEPDGSWYGHWGICYTYGTWFAVGALAACGRNYKNCLAIRKACEFLLSKELPNGGWGESYLSSQNKEWMNIEGNRANLVQTAWALLSLIDAGQAEINPTPIHRGVRVLINSQMEDGDFPQQEITGVFMRNCALNYSSYRNIFPIWALGEYQRRVLCA, encoded by the exons atgactatcTTGCATCCCATTGAAGTGCTCTTTGTCAAGACGTGGCACCCTCTTGCTACTCTGAGGGAACAATATCAGAATttatattcctctaaaaaagcTTTCAAG aggatgtGGAAGTTGAAGATCGCAGATGGAGGGCCAGGGCTGGTTAGCGGGAACAATTTCATCGGGCGACAACACTGGGAATTCGACCCTGATGCCGGCACTCCTGAAGAACATGCTCAAGTTGAAAAGGCTCGCCAGGAGTTCAAGAATAATCGGTTTCGGGTGAAACAAAGCGCTGATCTTCTCATGAGGATGCAG GTAATGGCACTATACATCACTAGAGATCTCAATGCTATTTTTTCACCAGCACACCAGAAGGAAATTATTCGATACTTGTATAATCATCag AATGAAGACGGAGGTTGGGGATTCCATATAGAGGGTCACAGCACAATGTTTGGGTCAGCTTTGAGCTACATTGCCTTGAGAATACTTGGAGAGGGACCTGAAGATGGTGAAGATGGGGCTATGGCTAGAGGCCGCAAATGGATCCTTGACCATGGTAGTTTAACGGCTATTCCTTCATGGGGAAAGTTTTGGGTCACG GTACTAGGAGTGTATGAGTGGTCAGGCTGCAATCCACTGCCCCCAGAGTTCTGGCTTCTTCCTAAAATCCTCCCCATTCATCCAG GTAAAATGTTATGCTACAGTCGCTTGGTTTACATGCCAATGTCTTATTTATATGGGAAGAGATTTGTTGGTCCAATCACTGGATTGATTCGATCACTAAGACAAGAGTTATATAACGAGCCTTACCACCAAATTAACTGGAATAAAGCTCGGTATACAGTTGCAAAG GAGGATCTCTATTATCCGCATTCCCTCATACAAGATATGTTATGGGGATTTCTTCACAATGTAGCAGAGCCTTTCATGGCATATTGGCCCTTTTCAATGTTGAGAGAGAAGGCACTAAAAGCTGCAATTGGTCATGTACATTATGAGGACGAGAACAGCAAATACCTTTGCATTGGAAGCGTTGAAAAG GTAATATGTTTGATTGCATGTTGGGTTGAAGATCCAAGCGGGGAGGCATACAAGCTCCATCTAGACAGGATTCCAGACAACTATTGGGTTGCTGAAGACGGCTTAAAAATTCAG AGTTTCGGCTGTCAGATGTGGGATGCGGGTTTTGCTATTCAGGCAATTCTCTCTTGTAATCTAAACGAAGAGTATTGGCCAACACTTCGTAAAGCACATGAATTCATAAAGGCTTCACAG GTCCAAGAAAACCCTTCTGGGGACTTCAAAGCTATGTACCGCCACATCAGCAAAGGAGCATGGACATTCTCGATGCATGACCATGGTTGGCAAGTCTCTGACTGCACCGCTGAAGGGCTGAAG GTTGCAATCTTGTTCTCACAAATGCCTCAGGACCTAGTTGGGGAAAAAATTGAGACAGAGCGGCTTTATGATGCCGTGAATGTCATTCTTTCTCTACAA AGTAGCAATGGTGGTTTCTCAGCATGGGAGCCTCAAAGAGCATATGGTTGGTTGGAG AAGTTCAACTCCTCAGAGTTCTTTGAAGAAGCCCTTATTGAGCGAGA GTACGTAGAGTGCACTTCATCTGCAGTTCAAGGCCTAGTACTCTTTAGGAAGTTCTATCCTAGGCACCGGAGGACGGAGATAGACAGTAGCATTTCCATGGGAATTCAATACATTGAAAACGTGCAAGAACCTGATGGATCATg GTATGGTCATTGGGGGATTTGCTACACCTATGGTACATGGTTTGCTGTAGGGGCACTGGCAGCATGTGGAAGAAACTACAAAAATTGTCTTGCAATTCGCAAAGCTTGTGAATTTTTGCTATCAAAAGAGCTACCTAATGGCGGATGGGGAGAAAGTTACCTATCAAGCCAAAACAAG GAATGGATGAATATAGAAGGCAACCGTGCAAATTTGGTACAAACCGCATGGGCCTTGTTATCCCTCATTGATGCTGGGCAG GCCGAGATAAACCCAACACCAATTCATCGTGGAGTAAGAGTATTGATCAATTCACAAATGGAGGATGGCGACTTCCCTCAACAG GAAATCACTGGAGTATTTATGCGAAACTGTGCACTAAACTACTCATCATATCGAAACATTTTTCCGATATGGGCTCTTGGTGAATATCAAAGGCGAGTTTTGTGTGCATGA